A genomic stretch from Gammaproteobacteria bacterium includes:
- a CDS encoding DUF2189 domain-containing protein, with product MTHPDTDTLPFVAPCRRLDLRAPLAWLQLGWRDFRNSEGRSAAFGIAMVLVSWMVSGLAWYFGNLGLLLGMMSGFVLLGPLLAITVYSLSDQLQRGEPPRFRRSVRAVAATVGSAAVFMVVLTIVFLVWARAASMVHVFFPSEGATAARDLWIFLGVGTSVGAVFAAIVFLASAVSLPMLLDKQADAITCVLTSVNAVLRNKPVMFFWAALIVAGVLLGTLTLFVGFVVILPVIGHASWHAYRDCIDASQWPPRDRPPA from the coding sequence ATGACGCATCCTGATACCGATACATTGCCGTTCGTGGCGCCGTGCCGCCGTCTCGACCTGCGCGCGCCACTCGCGTGGTTGCAGCTTGGCTGGCGGGACTTCCGCAACAGCGAGGGCCGCAGTGCCGCTTTCGGCATTGCGATGGTGCTCGTCAGCTGGATGGTCAGCGGACTGGCCTGGTATTTCGGCAACCTCGGTCTGCTGCTGGGCATGATGTCCGGCTTCGTCCTGCTCGGTCCCTTGCTGGCGATCACGGTCTATTCCCTCAGTGACCAGCTGCAGCGTGGTGAACCGCCGCGCTTCCGGCGCAGCGTGCGGGCTGTCGCGGCGACAGTCGGCAGTGCGGCAGTCTTCATGGTGGTGCTGACCATCGTCTTCCTGGTCTGGGCGCGGGCGGCATCAATGGTGCACGTGTTCTTTCCCTCCGAGGGTGCAACGGCTGCTCGTGACCTGTGGATTTTTCTTGGTGTGGGCACATCGGTGGGAGCGGTGTTTGCGGCGATCGTGTTCCTGGCGAGCGCCGTGTCCTTGCCGATGCTGCTCGACAAGCAGGCCGACGCCATCACCTGCGTGCTGACCAGCGTCAATGCGGTATTGCGCAACAAGCCGGTGATGTTCTTCTGGGCGGCATTGATTGTCGCGGGCGTGTTGCTCGGTACGCTGACCCTGTTCGTCGGCTTCGTCGTCATCCTGCCGGTCATTGGTCATGCCAGCTGGCATGCCTACCGGGACTGCATTGATGCATCACAGTGGCCGCCGCGAGATCGCCCGCCAGCGTAG
- a CDS encoding GGDEF domain-containing protein, which produces MDRGLKNVLAQKDFRMAATMALSALGVLILLPFSLNNFMQGRIGLGFGSLFIVAILGYNAWSIRRGRFPVRLTLFGLVPIVVVYLFFSISTQGVIGVLWCYPAIFSFYMMLPERHAWFANALLVIMAVPTAGQVLDESLVVRVAATLFAASLFAIIFLRVIASQQKKLHDIAVTDSLTGLYNRALLQDDLARAIEQHRRTSVPMALLALDLDHFKSINDRFGHDAGDKVLVGTATLLKQRLRSSDRIYRTGGEEFLILLHDTNTQQAGSVAEELRLAVSNAQLLDQHTVTTSIGVAMRQADELWTDWLRRADARLYEAKEAGRNCVAG; this is translated from the coding sequence GGCGCAGAAGGATTTCCGCATGGCGGCAACCATGGCGCTGTCGGCGCTGGGCGTGCTGATCCTGCTGCCGTTTTCACTGAACAATTTCATGCAGGGCCGGATCGGTCTCGGTTTTGGCTCCTTGTTCATCGTCGCGATCCTCGGCTACAACGCCTGGAGCATTCGCCGCGGCAGGTTTCCCGTCCGCCTGACGCTGTTCGGCCTGGTGCCGATCGTGGTGGTCTATCTTTTCTTCTCCATCAGCACACAGGGCGTCATTGGCGTGCTGTGGTGCTATCCCGCGATTTTCTCGTTCTACATGATGTTGCCGGAGCGCCATGCCTGGTTTGCCAATGCCTTGCTGGTCATCATGGCCGTGCCGACCGCAGGGCAGGTGCTGGATGAAAGCCTGGTCGTGCGCGTGGCGGCCACGCTGTTCGCGGCCAGCCTGTTTGCCATCATCTTCCTGCGGGTGATCGCCAGCCAGCAGAAGAAGCTGCATGACATTGCAGTGACCGATTCACTGACTGGCCTGTACAACCGCGCACTGTTGCAGGACGACCTGGCCCGGGCCATCGAGCAACATCGGCGCACCAGCGTGCCGATGGCCTTGCTGGCGCTGGATCTCGACCACTTCAAGAGCATCAACGATCGATTCGGTCATGACGCCGGCGACAAGGTGCTGGTCGGCACGGCGACGTTGCTGAAGCAGCGCTTGCGCAGCAGCGATCGCATCTACCGTACCGGTGGCGAGGAGTTCCTGATCCTGCTGCACGACACCAACACCCAGCAGGCCGGCAGCGTTGCCGAGGAACTGCGGCTGGCGGTCAGCAACGCGCAGTTGCTGGACCAGCACACCGTGACCACCAGCATCGGGGTTGCCATGCGCCAGGCAGACGAGCTCTGGACGGACTGGTTGCGGCGTGCCGATGCCCGGCTTTACGAGGCCAAGGAAGCGGGCAGGAATTGCGTCGCCGGCTGA